From a region of the Corallococcus coralloides DSM 2259 genome:
- a CDS encoding Hsp70 family protein gives MPVTPPSAAEVVLGIDVGTSHARVAALIDGVATPIPIPGTDGSGLPSVIAVNGAGEFLVGAAALAEAARAPRRAATGLKRLLGMRARSPNLRWLSPQLSFPVATDRQGDAGVELDGRHIAPTLLTAMLLRELHQAATTHLGRKVTRAVLCAPSHFTERQRAALRDAATMAGLDVPRVLTNSAAAALAYAHGRGLARKRVLVVDLGGGGLEVCVVQVTGDDLEVVTTGGDPTLGGMDFDGRIAEALVSDLAEQGHPRPEHLLDWGPLRTLAEATKETLSTQDSVDVTLPTGPGPKLDRERVEALTADLAQRVVSVTREVLESNALSPQGLDAVLLVGGQSRSPLVRRRLEESLGVPVRDDDVDARTAVVRGAALLGHALLLSETGKPAASVSEVLTAPIGVAEDAGTFRRVLERNTRLPTAKTLVIPITVPGPLALAFFQGTAATATENEWLGALTLTVERPGEVEVHLELSTDGTLAFSATLPGAKRQPVTLAKEELDDASRDALIARSPFHTEPEARPSGLLSGLKKLFGRR, from the coding sequence GTGCCCGTCACTCCGCCCTCGGCGGCGGAGGTCGTGCTCGGCATCGACGTGGGCACTTCGCACGCTCGCGTCGCCGCGCTCATCGACGGCGTCGCCACGCCCATCCCCATCCCCGGCACCGACGGCTCGGGCCTTCCCTCCGTCATCGCGGTGAACGGCGCCGGAGAGTTCCTGGTCGGTGCCGCCGCCCTCGCCGAAGCCGCCCGCGCCCCCCGCCGCGCCGCGACCGGCCTCAAGCGCCTGCTCGGCATGCGCGCCCGCTCCCCCAACCTGCGCTGGCTCTCCCCGCAGCTCTCCTTCCCCGTCGCCACCGACCGGCAGGGCGACGCGGGCGTGGAGCTCGATGGCCGCCACATCGCGCCCACCCTCCTCACCGCCATGCTGCTGCGCGAGCTGCACCAGGCGGCCACCACGCACCTGGGCCGCAAGGTGACGCGCGCCGTGCTCTGCGCGCCCTCGCACTTCACCGAACGCCAGCGCGCCGCCCTGCGCGATGCCGCCACCATGGCCGGCCTGGACGTGCCTCGCGTGCTCACCAACAGCGCCGCCGCCGCGCTCGCGTACGCGCACGGCCGGGGACTTGCTCGCAAGCGCGTCCTCGTCGTGGACCTGGGTGGCGGTGGCCTGGAGGTCTGCGTCGTGCAGGTCACCGGCGATGACCTGGAGGTCGTCACCACCGGCGGAGACCCCACCCTCGGCGGCATGGACTTCGACGGCCGCATCGCCGAGGCGCTCGTCAGCGACCTCGCCGAACAGGGCCACCCCCGCCCCGAACACCTCCTCGACTGGGGCCCCCTGCGCACCCTCGCGGAAGCCACCAAGGAGACCCTCTCCACCCAGGACAGCGTGGACGTCACCCTGCCCACCGGCCCCGGCCCCAAGCTCGACCGCGAGCGCGTGGAGGCCCTCACCGCCGACCTCGCCCAGCGCGTCGTCTCCGTCACCCGCGAGGTGCTGGAGTCCAACGCCCTGTCCCCGCAGGGCCTGGACGCCGTGCTCCTCGTGGGCGGCCAGTCCCGTTCACCGCTCGTGCGCCGCCGCCTGGAGGAGAGCCTGGGCGTGCCCGTGCGCGATGACGATGTGGACGCCCGCACCGCCGTGGTGCGCGGCGCCGCGCTGCTCGGTCACGCGCTGCTGCTGTCGGAGACAGGCAAGCCCGCCGCCAGCGTCTCGGAGGTCCTCACCGCCCCCATCGGCGTCGCCGAGGACGCCGGCACCTTCCGCCGCGTGCTGGAGCGCAACACCCGCCTGCCCACCGCGAAGACGCTCGTCATCCCCATCACCGTCCCCGGTCCGCTGGCGCTCGCCTTCTTCCAGGGCACCGCCGCCACCGCCACGGAGAATGAATGGCTCGGCGCCCTCACCCTCACCGTGGAGCGTCCCGGCGAGGTGGAGGTGCACCTGGAGCTGTCCACCGATGGAACGCTCGCCTTCAGCGCCACCCTGCCCGGCGCGAAGCGGCAGCCGGTGACGCTCGCGAAGGAGGAGCTGGACGACGCCTCTCGCGATGCCCTCATCGCCCGCTCGCCCTTCCACACCGAACCGGAAGCCCGGCCGAGCGGCCTGCTTTCCGGCTTGAAGAAGCTCTTCGGCCGGCGCTGA
- a CDS encoding outer membrane beta-barrel protein — MRRTSMVAGLVVAGTCVAGPALAVDASEVSRKLSFSEEDATAGLDVGAGLGGFTGDLGDETGVGGLFNITANAQPWKYIGVEVGYEGQNIPIDDARVLGGNNIFRNNGTFMGQLGPIVDHKWHPFVGLGVGLSYLHVSSGAEDVYNNDWQTEVPLAAGIEYRLGHLSAGVRATYRIVGGEGLFEVPGTTDDAKGSLFNGNVTVGGRF; from the coding sequence ATGAGACGCACTTCGATGGTGGCAGGACTGGTGGTGGCCGGCACATGCGTGGCGGGACCGGCCCTCGCGGTGGACGCGAGCGAGGTGTCGCGCAAGCTCAGCTTCAGCGAAGAGGACGCCACGGCCGGCCTGGACGTGGGCGCGGGCCTGGGCGGCTTCACCGGCGACCTGGGCGATGAGACGGGCGTGGGCGGGCTGTTCAACATCACCGCCAACGCCCAGCCCTGGAAGTACATCGGCGTGGAGGTCGGCTACGAGGGCCAGAACATCCCCATCGACGATGCCCGAGTCCTCGGCGGCAACAACATCTTCCGCAACAACGGCACGTTCATGGGCCAGCTGGGGCCCATCGTCGACCACAAGTGGCACCCCTTCGTGGGACTGGGCGTGGGCCTGAGCTACCTGCACGTGTCCTCGGGCGCCGAGGACGTCTACAACAATGACTGGCAGACGGAGGTGCCTCTGGCCGCGGGCATCGAGTACCGCCTGGGCCACCTGTCCGCCGGCGTGCGCGCCACCTACCGCATCGTCGGTGGCGAGGGGCTGTTCGAAGTCCCCGGCACCACCGACGACGCCAAGGGCAGCCTCTTCAACGGCAACGTCACCGTGGGCGGCCGCTTCTAG
- a CDS encoding glutamate--cysteine ligase, whose protein sequence is MSLDLKRVASEPLTSAAPLVEELRKGEKPRTQHRLGLEHEKFIYPVGSAQPPPYEGPNGIGALLERIAPGGYDRFRETPESPVIALQRGMAAISLEPGGQFELSGSPFRTAREAHQENLEHLKETKAAASALGLRLVALGYRPVGTTGEMPWMPKTRYQVMRRTLPERGRLALNMMLMTSTGQVSLDWADEADCVRKTVAVARLSPLLVALYANSPLLEGKPSGYMSFRSRVWEEVDPTRCGYLPSWFDGSFSYQAYVDWALDAPLLFLRREGEYRHPKLTFRQLMKEGYEGKPPDMGDWTDHLSTLFPEVRLKKVLEVRGADCSSAAMTGALGALWRGILYDAQALEEAELLLPRLTFTEHLAFHDTARREGLAGKLGPRELHRLAGEMVAIAKRGLQRLDPEDAPLLAPLEAVAASGRSPAQAVLDAWKEDPRPEVLMSRFEL, encoded by the coding sequence ATGTCCCTCGACCTCAAGCGCGTGGCCTCCGAGCCCCTCACTTCCGCCGCCCCCCTGGTGGAAGAGCTTCGCAAAGGGGAGAAGCCCCGGACCCAGCACCGGCTGGGGCTGGAGCACGAGAAGTTCATCTACCCCGTGGGGTCCGCCCAGCCCCCGCCCTACGAGGGACCGAACGGAATCGGCGCCCTGTTGGAGCGCATCGCCCCGGGCGGCTACGACCGCTTCCGGGAGACGCCCGAGTCGCCGGTCATCGCGCTGCAGCGCGGGATGGCGGCCATCTCCCTGGAGCCGGGCGGGCAGTTCGAGCTGTCCGGCAGCCCGTTCCGCACGGCGCGGGAGGCGCACCAGGAGAACCTGGAGCACCTGAAGGAGACGAAGGCGGCGGCTTCCGCGCTGGGCCTGCGGCTGGTGGCGCTGGGCTACCGGCCGGTGGGCACGACGGGTGAGATGCCCTGGATGCCCAAGACGCGCTACCAGGTGATGCGCCGCACGCTGCCGGAGCGCGGCCGGCTGGCGCTGAACATGATGCTGATGACGTCCACCGGGCAGGTGTCGCTGGACTGGGCGGACGAGGCGGACTGCGTGCGCAAGACGGTGGCGGTGGCGCGCCTGTCGCCGCTGCTGGTGGCGCTGTACGCGAACAGCCCGCTGCTGGAGGGCAAGCCGTCCGGGTACATGTCCTTCCGCAGCCGCGTCTGGGAAGAGGTGGACCCCACGCGCTGCGGCTACCTGCCGTCGTGGTTCGACGGCTCGTTCTCCTATCAGGCGTATGTGGACTGGGCGCTGGACGCGCCGCTCCTGTTCCTGCGCCGCGAGGGCGAGTACCGCCACCCGAAGCTCACCTTCCGTCAGCTGATGAAGGAGGGCTACGAGGGCAAGCCGCCGGACATGGGGGACTGGACGGACCACCTGTCCACGCTCTTCCCGGAGGTGCGGCTCAAGAAGGTGCTGGAGGTGCGCGGCGCGGACTGTTCCAGCGCGGCCATGACGGGGGCGCTGGGGGCACTCTGGCGCGGCATCCTCTACGACGCGCAGGCGCTGGAGGAGGCGGAGCTGCTCCTGCCTCGGCTCACCTTCACCGAGCACCTGGCCTTCCACGACACCGCGCGCCGCGAGGGCCTGGCCGGGAAGCTGGGGCCGCGCGAGCTGCACCGGCTGGCCGGGGAGATGGTGGCCATCGCGAAGCGGGGGCTGCAGCGGTTGGATCCCGAGGACGCGCCGCTGCTCGCGCCGCTGGAGGCGGTGGCGGCTTCGGGCCGGTCGCCGGCGCAGGCGGTGCTGGACGCGTGGAAGGAAGATCCGCGTCCGGAAGTGCTGATGTCCCGCTTCGAGCTGTGA